From the genome of Equus asinus isolate D_3611 breed Donkey chromosome 24, EquAss-T2T_v2, whole genome shotgun sequence, one region includes:
- the FABP7 gene encoding fatty acid-binding protein, brain, producing the protein MVEAFCATWKLTDSQNFDEYMKALGVGFATRQVGNVTKPTVIISQEGDKVVIRTQSTFKNTEISFHLGEEFDETTADDRNCKSVVSLDGDKLVHVQKWDGKETNFVREIKDGKMVMTLTVGDVVAVRHYEKA; encoded by the exons ATGGTGGAGGCTTTCTGTGCTACCTGGAAGCTGACGGACAGCCAGAACTTCGATGAGTACATGAAGGCTCTAG GTGTGGGCTTTGCCACTAGGCAGGTGGGAAATGTGACTAAACCAACAGTGATCATCAGTCAGGAGGGGGACAAAGTGGTGATCAGGACTCAGAGCACGTTCAAGAACACAGAGATTAGTTTCCACCTGGGAGAAGAGTTTGATGAAACCACTGCAGATGACCGAAACTGTAAG TCTGTTGTTAGCCTGGATGGAGACAAACTCGTGCATGTACAGAAATGGGATggcaaagaaacaaattttgtaagagaaattaaagatgggAAAATGGTTATG ACTCTTACTGTTGGTGATGTGGTTGCTGTTCGACACTATGAGAAGGCATAG
- the SMPDL3A gene encoding cyclic GMP-AMP phosphodiesterase SMPDL3A isoform X1, translating to MIHLGLAPSTFLSKPVPDAKKQRADRQLLKVRRTRSLLSHVTAGCLHPPLSYASFLPRGLTVRVQPQASPSLPGPWLPPAMALLGALVCCLLAAWHGCPALGLPLAPAGGPRPAPAVGQFWHVTDLHLDPTYHITDDHTKVCASSKGANASNPGPFGDVLCDSPYHLILSAFDFIKNSGQEASFMIWTGDSPPHVPVHELSTDTVINVIANMTTTIQSLLPNLQVFPALGNHDYWPQDQLPIVTSKVYDAVANLWKPWLDEEAIHTLRKGGFYSQKVSTNLNLRIISLNTNLYYGPNIVTLNKTDPANQFEWLEDTLNISQQNKEKVYIIAHIPVGYLPYTVGTTAMREYYNEKLIDIFRKYSNVIAGQFYGHTHRDSIMVLSDKKGSPINSLFVAPAVTPVKNVLQKQTNNPGIRLFQYDPHDYKLSDMLQYYLNLTDANLKGESNWKLEYILTQTYDLEDLQPKSLYGLAKQFAVLDSKQFIKYYNYFFVSYDSGVICDGKCKSSQICAIMNLDHVSYVDCLKQYYIKQNL from the exons ATGATACACTTGGGGTTGGCCCCAAGCACATTCCTTTCCAAGCCAGTCCCTGACGCTAAGAAACAAAGGGCAGACAGACAGCTGCTGAAGGTCAGACGAACCCGGAGTTTGCTGTCGCACGTGACCGCTGGGTGTTTACACCCACCTCTGTCTTATGCCTCCTTCCTACCCAGGGGCCTGACGGTCCGAGTGCAACCgcaggccagccccagtctcCCAGGCCCGTGGCTGCCGCCCGCGATGGCGCTGCTGGGCGCGCTCGTCTGCTGCCTGCTGGCCGCCTGGCACGGCTGCCCCGCCCTCGGGCTGCCCCTGGCTCCCGCGGGCGGCCCGAGACCCGCTCCGGCGGTGG GACAGTTTTGGCATGTGACTGACTTACACTTAGACCCTACTTACCACATCACAGATGACCACACGAAAGTGTGCGCTTCCTCCAAAGGCGCAAATGCCTCCAATCCTGGCCCTTTTGGAGATGTTCTGTGTGATTCCCCATATCACCTCATCTTGTCAgcatttgattttattaaaaattcaggACAAGAAGCATCTTTCATGATATGGACAGG GGATAGCCCACCTCATGTTCCTGTGCATGAACTCTCAACAGACACAGTCATAAATGTGATTGCTAATATGACAACCACCATCCAGAGTCTCTTGCCAAATCTTCAGGTTTTCCCTGCACTGGGTAATCATGACTATTGGCCACAG GATCAACTACCTATAGTCACCAGCAAGGTGTACGATGCAGTAGCAAACCTCTGGAAGCCATGGCTGGATGAAGAAGCTATTCACACTTTAAGGAAAG gTGGCTTTTATTCACAGAAGGTTTCAACTAATCTGAACCTTAGGATCATCAGTCTAAACACAAACTTGTACTATGGCCCAAATATCGTGACCTTGAATAAGACCGACCCAGCAAATCAGTTCGAATGGCTAGAAGACACACTGAACATCTCTCAGCAAAATAAGGAGAAG gtgtacatcattgcGCATATTCCAGTGGGGTATCTGCCCTATACGGTGGGCACCACGGCAATGAGAGaatattataatgagaaattgatagatatttttagaaaatacagcAATGTCATTGCAGGACAATtttatggacacacacacagagatagcATCATGGTTCTTTCAGATAAAAAAG GAAGTCCAATAAATTCTTTGTTTGTGGCTCCTGCTGTTACCCCAGTGAAGAATGTTTTACAAAAACAGACCAACAATCCTGGTATCAGACTATTTCAGTATGACCCTCATGATTATAAGTTATCG GATATGTTGCAGTATTATTTGAACCTGACAGATGCTAATCTAAAGGGAGAATCCAACTGGAAGCTGGAATATATCCTGACCCAGACCTATGATCTTGAAGATTTGCAGCCGAAAAGTTTGTATGGATTAGCTAAACAATTTGCAGTTCTAGACAGTAAGCAGTTTATAAAATACTACAATTACTTCTTTGTGAGTTATGACAGCGGTGTAATTTGCGATGGGAAATGTAAGTCCTCTCAAATTTGTGCAATTATGAATCTTGATCATGTTTCCTATGTAGATTGCCTCAAACAATATTATATAAAGCAGAATCTGTAG
- the SMPDL3A gene encoding cyclic GMP-AMP phosphodiesterase SMPDL3A isoform X2, translating to MIWTGDSPPHVPVHELSTDTVINVIANMTTTIQSLLPNLQVFPALGNHDYWPQDQLPIVTSKVYDAVANLWKPWLDEEAIHTLRKGGFYSQKVSTNLNLRIISLNTNLYYGPNIVTLNKTDPANQFEWLEDTLNISQQNKEKVYIIAHIPVGYLPYTVGTTAMREYYNEKLIDIFRKYSNVIAGQFYGHTHRDSIMVLSDKKGSPINSLFVAPAVTPVKNVLQKQTNNPGIRLFQYDPHDYKLSDMLQYYLNLTDANLKGESNWKLEYILTQTYDLEDLQPKSLYGLAKQFAVLDSKQFIKYYNYFFVSYDSGVICDGKCKSSQICAIMNLDHVSYVDCLKQYYIKQNL from the exons ATGATATGGACAGG GGATAGCCCACCTCATGTTCCTGTGCATGAACTCTCAACAGACACAGTCATAAATGTGATTGCTAATATGACAACCACCATCCAGAGTCTCTTGCCAAATCTTCAGGTTTTCCCTGCACTGGGTAATCATGACTATTGGCCACAG GATCAACTACCTATAGTCACCAGCAAGGTGTACGATGCAGTAGCAAACCTCTGGAAGCCATGGCTGGATGAAGAAGCTATTCACACTTTAAGGAAAG gTGGCTTTTATTCACAGAAGGTTTCAACTAATCTGAACCTTAGGATCATCAGTCTAAACACAAACTTGTACTATGGCCCAAATATCGTGACCTTGAATAAGACCGACCCAGCAAATCAGTTCGAATGGCTAGAAGACACACTGAACATCTCTCAGCAAAATAAGGAGAAG gtgtacatcattgcGCATATTCCAGTGGGGTATCTGCCCTATACGGTGGGCACCACGGCAATGAGAGaatattataatgagaaattgatagatatttttagaaaatacagcAATGTCATTGCAGGACAATtttatggacacacacacagagatagcATCATGGTTCTTTCAGATAAAAAAG GAAGTCCAATAAATTCTTTGTTTGTGGCTCCTGCTGTTACCCCAGTGAAGAATGTTTTACAAAAACAGACCAACAATCCTGGTATCAGACTATTTCAGTATGACCCTCATGATTATAAGTTATCG GATATGTTGCAGTATTATTTGAACCTGACAGATGCTAATCTAAAGGGAGAATCCAACTGGAAGCTGGAATATATCCTGACCCAGACCTATGATCTTGAAGATTTGCAGCCGAAAAGTTTGTATGGATTAGCTAAACAATTTGCAGTTCTAGACAGTAAGCAGTTTATAAAATACTACAATTACTTCTTTGTGAGTTATGACAGCGGTGTAATTTGCGATGGGAAATGTAAGTCCTCTCAAATTTGTGCAATTATGAATCTTGATCATGTTTCCTATGTAGATTGCCTCAAACAATATTATATAAAGCAGAATCTGTAG